Proteins encoded in a region of the Haloglomus salinum genome:
- the smc gene encoding chromosome segregation protein SMC gives MHIKELVLDDFKSFGRKTRIPFYQDFTTISGPNGSGKSNIIDAVLFALGLARTSGIRADKLTDLIYNPGHDDEANDFSGEREASVEVILANEDRTLERSQVVSAAGTEDVGDVDEISIRRRVKQTDEDTYYSYYYLNGRSVNLADIRDLLAQAGVTPEGYNVVMQGDVTEIITMTAGRRREIIDEIAGVAEFDAKKADAFEELETVQERIEEADLRIEEKEKRLEELEDERETALEYRDLKEEKAEYEGYLKAAELETKRGELTETRETIEETEAELATLREELDSRQGRVTRLEDELAELNREIERKGEDEQLAIKREMEEIKGEISRLEDKISNAEERIEAAENERRQAFVKIDRKNEEVDELEGEIRQLKVQKSSLKADAVEKQEALDEVEADIEAIDTEYDELRENLAAKREELDDLKDEKNELQREQDRLTDEARRRSNEEREKREAIEEAEADLPELRAELSDLETEREKAQKNRETITEVVEDLKTEKRSLTDDLDDVEDEIKAKQSEYAELEANAGQSGDQSYGRAVTTILNAGMDGVHGTVGQLGGVPGEYATACETAAGGRLAHVVVDDDGVGQRGIEHLKSRGAGRATFLPITQMDDRSLPSAPSQPGVVDFAYNLVDFDSHYSGIFSYVLGDTLVVEDIETARDLMGQYRLVTLDGELVEKSGAMTGGSSSGSRYSFTKSGKGRIERVAERINELEDQRRDLREEIRDVEDRLEDARDRQSNAAEQVRDVENEIDRVEGEIADTESRVERLESELADIEEQREAVSEEMDELEETIAAKTAEIESVQAGIAELETELEESEIAELNAEADELRGEISDLEDRMDDIDGDLNQLQLEKQYAENEIDDLHDTIEDAQNRKAEAEDAVEELEENIDEQEELLAEKEAAVAELEEELADLKEEREDLKDELRAARQERDAQKDAVSSVESDLSELEGEAERLEWEVDELEDEVGDYDAEEIPDHGFVKGQITKLENQMAELEPVNMRAIDQYDTVQDALEDLQEKREVLQEEADGIRERIEGYEERKREVFMEAYEGINDHFQRIFAKLSDGSGELHLENREDPFDGGLTMKAQPRDKPVQRLAAMSGGEKSLTALAFIFAIQRFNPAPFYALDEVDAFLDAANAEMVGEMVDELAGDAQFIVVSHRAALLERSERAIGVMMQDDNVSAVTGIDLSEEGPDSDEEVVADD, from the coding sequence ACAACCCCGGCCACGACGACGAGGCGAACGACTTCTCCGGCGAGCGCGAGGCCAGCGTGGAGGTCATCCTCGCCAACGAGGACCGCACGCTGGAGCGCTCGCAGGTCGTCAGCGCCGCCGGCACGGAGGACGTCGGCGACGTGGACGAGATCTCCATCCGTCGACGCGTCAAGCAGACCGACGAGGACACCTACTACTCGTACTACTACCTCAACGGTCGCTCGGTGAACCTCGCCGACATCCGCGACCTGCTCGCCCAGGCCGGCGTCACGCCCGAGGGGTACAACGTCGTGATGCAGGGCGACGTGACCGAGATCATCACGATGACCGCGGGCCGGCGCCGCGAGATTATCGACGAGATCGCGGGCGTCGCCGAGTTCGACGCGAAGAAGGCCGACGCGTTCGAGGAACTGGAGACGGTCCAGGAACGTATCGAGGAGGCCGACCTCCGTATCGAGGAGAAGGAGAAACGCCTCGAGGAACTCGAGGACGAACGCGAGACCGCACTGGAGTACCGCGACCTGAAAGAGGAGAAAGCCGAATACGAGGGCTACCTCAAGGCCGCGGAGCTGGAGACGAAGCGGGGCGAGCTGACGGAGACCCGCGAGACCATCGAGGAGACCGAGGCGGAACTCGCGACCCTCCGCGAGGAGCTCGACAGCCGCCAGGGACGGGTCACCCGCCTGGAGGACGAACTCGCCGAGCTCAACCGCGAGATCGAGCGCAAGGGCGAGGACGAGCAGCTCGCCATCAAGCGCGAGATGGAGGAGATCAAGGGCGAGATATCCCGGCTCGAGGACAAGATATCGAACGCCGAGGAGCGCATCGAGGCCGCCGAGAACGAGCGCCGGCAGGCGTTCGTCAAGATCGACCGGAAGAACGAGGAGGTCGACGAGCTGGAGGGGGAGATCCGCCAGCTGAAGGTCCAGAAGTCCTCGCTGAAGGCCGACGCCGTCGAGAAGCAGGAGGCGCTCGACGAGGTCGAGGCCGACATCGAGGCCATCGACACGGAGTACGACGAGCTCCGGGAGAACCTCGCCGCGAAGCGCGAGGAACTGGACGACCTGAAGGACGAGAAGAACGAGCTCCAGCGCGAGCAGGACCGCCTCACCGACGAGGCACGCCGGCGCTCCAACGAGGAGCGCGAGAAGCGCGAGGCCATCGAGGAAGCGGAGGCCGACCTGCCCGAACTGCGCGCCGAGCTGTCCGACCTCGAGACCGAGCGCGAGAAGGCCCAGAAGAACCGCGAGACCATCACGGAGGTCGTCGAGGACCTCAAGACCGAGAAGCGCTCGCTGACCGACGACCTCGACGACGTCGAGGACGAGATCAAGGCCAAGCAGTCCGAGTACGCCGAGCTCGAAGCGAACGCCGGGCAGAGCGGCGATCAGTCCTACGGCCGCGCGGTGACGACCATCCTCAACGCCGGCATGGACGGCGTCCACGGCACCGTCGGGCAACTCGGCGGCGTCCCCGGCGAGTACGCCACCGCGTGTGAGACGGCCGCTGGCGGGCGGCTCGCGCACGTCGTGGTCGACGACGACGGCGTCGGGCAGCGCGGCATCGAGCACCTGAAATCCCGAGGGGCGGGCCGGGCGACCTTCCTTCCCATCACCCAGATGGACGACCGCTCGCTCCCGAGCGCCCCGAGCCAGCCCGGCGTGGTCGACTTCGCGTACAACCTCGTCGACTTCGATTCGCACTACTCGGGTATCTTCTCGTACGTGCTGGGCGACACGCTCGTCGTCGAGGACATCGAGACGGCACGGGACCTGATGGGCCAGTACCGCCTGGTGACGCTCGACGGCGAACTCGTCGAGAAGAGCGGCGCGATGACCGGCGGCTCCTCGTCGGGCTCGCGCTACTCGTTCACCAAGAGCGGCAAGGGCCGCATCGAGCGCGTCGCCGAGCGCATCAACGAGCTGGAGGACCAGCGCCGCGACCTCCGCGAGGAGATCCGCGACGTGGAGGACCGGCTCGAGGACGCCCGGGACCGCCAGTCGAACGCCGCCGAGCAGGTCCGGGACGTGGAGAACGAGATCGACCGCGTGGAGGGCGAGATAGCGGACACCGAATCGCGCGTCGAGCGGCTCGAATCGGAACTCGCGGACATCGAAGAGCAGCGCGAGGCGGTCTCGGAGGAGATGGACGAACTCGAGGAGACCATCGCCGCGAAGACCGCCGAAATCGAGTCCGTTCAGGCCGGAATCGCCGAACTCGAGACGGAGCTCGAGGAGTCCGAAATCGCCGAGCTGAACGCCGAGGCCGACGAACTCCGCGGGGAGATATCGGACCTCGAGGACCGGATGGACGACATCGACGGCGACCTGAACCAGCTCCAGCTGGAGAAGCAGTACGCCGAGAACGAGATCGACGACCTCCACGACACCATCGAGGACGCCCAGAACCGGAAGGCCGAGGCCGAGGACGCCGTCGAGGAGCTGGAGGAGAACATCGACGAGCAGGAGGAACTGCTCGCGGAGAAGGAGGCGGCCGTCGCCGAACTCGAGGAAGAGCTCGCGGACCTGAAGGAGGAGCGCGAGGACCTCAAGGACGAGTTGCGGGCGGCCCGGCAAGAACGCGACGCACAGAAGGACGCCGTCTCGTCGGTCGAGTCCGACCTCTCGGAGCTGGAGGGCGAGGCCGAGCGCCTCGAGTGGGAGGTCGACGAACTCGAGGACGAGGTCGGCGACTACGACGCCGAGGAGATTCCCGACCACGGCTTCGTCAAGGGGCAGATAACGAAGCTGGAGAACCAGATGGCCGAGCTGGAGCCGGTCAACATGCGCGCCATCGACCAGTACGACACGGTCCAGGACGCCCTCGAGGACCTGCAGGAGAAACGCGAGGTGCTGCAGGAGGAGGCCGACGGCATCCGCGAGCGCATCGAGGGCTACGAGGAGCGCAAACGCGAGGTGTTCATGGAGGCCTACGAGGGCATCAACGACCACTTCCAGCGCATCTTCGCGAAGCTGTCGGACGGCTCGGGTGAGCTCCACCTCGAGAACCGCGAGGACCCGTTCGACGGCGGCCTGACGATGAAGGCCCAGCCACGGGACAAGCCGGTCCAGCGGCTCGCGGCCATGTCCGGCGGCGAGAAGTCGCTGACTGCGCTGGCGTTCATCTTTGCCATCCAGCGGTTCAACCCGGCGCCGTTCTACGCGCTGGACGAGGTCGACGCCTTCCTCGACGCCGCGAACGCCGAGATGGTCGGGGAGATGGTCGACGAACTCGCCGGCGACGCGCAGTTCATCGTCGTCTCGCACCGCGCCGCGCTGCTGGAGCGCTCCGAGCGCGCCATCGGCGTGATGATGCAGGACGACAACGTCTCGGCCGTCACCGGCATCGATCTCTCCGAGGAGGGACCGGACAGCGACGAGGAGGTGGTCGCGGATGACTGA
- a CDS encoding segregation/condensation protein A produces MSDDDIPLNIAGHEDRTPPGEADDGDEASDASGDPEPGEPSVDVPGLGPDESDDEADTDTGFGGFSVAEEVEAVDESDIGDDEGVEPVEMLVQLADENRIDPWDIDIVTVTDAFLDRLDGADIRTGGRALFYASVLLRMKSDAMLADDDDDAWEADQREPWEVAWEDGPADAEGAAGDPSVDPIAGLEQEMERRLDRKNARGMPQTLDELVRELRERERESRWKESRTYDTSGSPSGYSRGTQTLDYRSGDDFRMEEEPTVDDVTGTAHDEHMEDIITEVYTALREQYDQGRAEVLFAEVEAAGGSKVQTFLGLLFLAHRGQVRLEQDETFGDLWVQDPAAVEGTEEAVAD; encoded by the coding sequence ATGAGCGACGACGACATCCCGCTGAACATCGCGGGCCACGAGGACCGGACGCCACCGGGCGAGGCCGACGACGGGGACGAGGCGAGCGACGCGTCCGGCGACCCCGAACCGGGCGAGCCGTCGGTCGACGTGCCCGGCCTCGGCCCCGACGAGTCGGACGACGAGGCCGACACCGACACCGGCTTCGGCGGCTTCTCCGTCGCCGAGGAGGTCGAGGCGGTCGACGAGAGCGACATCGGGGACGACGAGGGCGTCGAGCCGGTCGAGATGCTCGTCCAGCTCGCGGACGAGAACCGCATCGACCCCTGGGACATCGACATCGTCACCGTCACCGACGCGTTCCTCGACCGGCTGGACGGCGCCGACATCCGCACGGGCGGGCGGGCGCTGTTCTACGCGAGCGTCCTCTTGCGGATGAAGAGCGACGCGATGCTCGCCGACGATGACGACGACGCCTGGGAGGCGGACCAGCGCGAGCCCTGGGAGGTCGCGTGGGAGGACGGCCCGGCCGACGCCGAGGGCGCGGCGGGCGACCCGTCGGTCGACCCCATCGCCGGCCTCGAACAGGAGATGGAGCGCCGGCTCGACCGGAAGAACGCCCGCGGGATGCCCCAGACGCTGGACGAACTCGTCCGGGAGCTCCGCGAACGGGAGCGCGAGTCCCGGTGGAAGGAGTCCCGGACCTACGACACCAGCGGCTCACCCAGCGGCTACAGCCGCGGGACCCAGACCCTGGACTACCGCTCGGGCGACGATTTCCGGATGGAGGAGGAGCCGACGGTCGACGACGTGACCGGCACCGCACACGACGAGCACATGGAGGACATCATCACGGAGGTCTACACGGCGCTCCGTGAGCAGTACGACCAGGGCCGTGCCGAGGTGCTGTTCGCCGAGGTGGAGGCGGCCGGCGGCAGCAAGGTCCAGACGTTCCTCGGGCTGCTCTTTCTCGCACACCGTGGCCAGGTACGCCTCGAACAGGACGAGACGTTCGGCGACCTCTGGGTGCAGGACCCCGCCGCCGTGGAAGGGACCGAGGAAGCGGTCGCGGACTGA
- a CDS encoding halocarboxylic acid dehydrogenase DehI family protein: protein MDPTRQLHLADATGWRRGLYEDVMSTFRAPIVNSIWRTLVANRPHAARRLWTSVKPLFQTRAFTDFSVRYRDRVLGALESGEADGSSDDAGLPAYDPDDVDLSPADFAALRGQLATFDIVAPRLAALFAVCDHALSEGFDGAREDHAATAPATGWLDADRGTRVTVLGSDAAREAAPDAVGAIEDYHGTAFLPSIYRCLAQWPSYLETVWTDTAPLREADEVGFDAAREAADETVAAFIEAPPAPFTVTTEGLAVAGVDDPEDALADLRNTFAAFAAGASGVLPFLHAYGATVDATGERGWRVGD from the coding sequence ATGGACCCGACCCGACAGCTCCACCTCGCCGACGCGACCGGCTGGCGACGCGGCCTCTACGAGGACGTGATGTCCACGTTCCGGGCACCCATCGTCAACAGCATCTGGCGGACGCTCGTCGCCAATCGCCCGCATGCGGCCCGCCGCCTCTGGACGAGCGTGAAGCCACTGTTCCAGACCCGGGCGTTCACCGACTTCTCCGTCCGGTACCGCGACCGCGTGCTGGGGGCGCTGGAATCGGGGGAGGCTGACGGCAGCAGCGACGACGCCGGCCTCCCCGCGTACGACCCCGATGATGTCGACCTGTCGCCGGCCGACTTCGCGGCGCTCCGGGGGCAACTGGCCACCTTCGACATCGTCGCACCCCGTCTGGCCGCCCTGTTCGCGGTCTGTGACCACGCGCTCTCCGAGGGCTTCGACGGCGCCCGCGAGGACCACGCCGCGACCGCTCCCGCGACCGGCTGGCTCGACGCCGACCGCGGCACGCGCGTGACCGTGCTGGGCAGCGACGCGGCCCGCGAGGCCGCACCCGACGCGGTCGGAGCGATCGAGGACTACCACGGAACGGCGTTCCTGCCCTCGATCTATCGGTGTCTCGCGCAGTGGCCGTCGTATCTGGAGACCGTCTGGACGGACACCGCACCGCTCCGTGAGGCCGACGAGGTCGGCTTCGATGCCGCCCGTGAGGCCGCCGACGAGACCGTGGCGGCGTTCATCGAGGCCCCACCGGCCCCGTTCACCGTGACGACCGAGGGGCTCGCGGTGGCGGGTGTCGACGACCCCGAGGACGCGCTTGCGGACCTGCGGAACACCTTCGCGGCGTTCGCCGCGGGCGCGAGCGGCGTACTCCCGTTCCTCCACGCGTACGGGGCGACGGTCGACGCGACCGGGGAGCGGGGCTGGCGGGTGGGGGACTAA
- the mtnP gene encoding S-methyl-5'-thioadenosine phosphorylase, which produces MAVGIIGGSGVYEALDLEQEATQYVETPFGEPSGRLTVGELAGEEVVFLPRHGRNHSLSPTEVPYRANIHALKQVGVERVLSTNAVGSLREDLSPRTLVVPDQYFDRTKQRPMSFFGDGVVAHLSMADPYCPHTREHLVDSADATDADLADGGTYVCIEGPQFSTRAESEFYRANDWDVIGMTTVPEANLAREAELCYATLTGVTDYDVWRDEGVTLAEVQENAAANEAAINAVLERAIRTLPDERDCDCGSALAGAITTPPEAIPVETREPLELLVDDYLNDPEGF; this is translated from the coding sequence ATGGCAGTCGGAATCATCGGTGGCAGCGGGGTGTACGAGGCGCTGGACCTGGAGCAGGAGGCGACCCAGTACGTCGAGACACCGTTCGGCGAGCCGAGCGGTCGGCTCACGGTGGGCGAGCTGGCCGGCGAGGAGGTCGTCTTCCTCCCGCGGCACGGCCGCAACCACTCGCTCTCCCCGACGGAGGTGCCGTATCGGGCGAACATCCACGCGCTGAAGCAGGTCGGCGTCGAGCGCGTCCTCTCGACGAACGCCGTCGGCAGCCTCCGCGAGGACCTCTCGCCCCGGACCCTCGTGGTGCCGGACCAGTACTTCGACCGGACGAAGCAGCGTCCGATGAGCTTCTTCGGCGACGGCGTGGTCGCGCACCTCTCCATGGCGGACCCGTACTGCCCGCACACCCGCGAGCATCTCGTCGATTCGGCCGACGCGACCGACGCCGACCTCGCCGACGGAGGGACCTACGTCTGCATCGAGGGGCCACAGTTCTCCACCCGCGCCGAGAGCGAGTTCTACCGGGCGAACGACTGGGACGTCATCGGCATGACCACCGTTCCCGAGGCGAACCTCGCTCGGGAGGCCGAACTCTGCTACGCCACGCTGACCGGCGTCACCGACTACGACGTCTGGCGTGACGAGGGCGTCACGCTGGCGGAGGTCCAGGAGAACGCCGCGGCCAACGAGGCCGCCATCAACGCGGTCCTCGAACGCGCCATCCGGACCCTCCCCGACGAGCGGGACTGTGACTGCGGTTCGGCGCTCGCCGGCGCCATTACCACGCCGCCCGAGGCCATCCCGGTCGAGACGCGCGAGCCCCTGGAGCTGCTCGTCGACGACTACCTCAACGACCCCGAGGGCTTCTGA